Proteins from a genomic interval of Oncorhynchus kisutch isolate 150728-3 linkage group LG28, Okis_V2, whole genome shotgun sequence:
- the LOC109872427 gene encoding arylsulfatase I, whose amino-acid sequence MHAVTSLSMVSLLSFGYLSMDWIKPNQVEEHTQNDASITFEPKQPPHIIFILTDDQGFNDIGYHNPDIRTPTLDKLAAEGVKLENYYVQPICTPSRSQLITGRYQIHTGLQHSIIRPRQPNCLPLDMTTLPQRLQEAGYATHMVGKWHLGFYRKECLPTRRGFHSYFGSLTGSVDYYTYGSCDGPGLCGYDLHEGETVAWGRGGKFSTHLYTQRVRKILSTHDPSRQPLFMFLSLQAVHTPLQSPKAYIYPYRGMGNVARRKYAAMVSIVDEAVRNVTYALRKYGYYRNSVLIFSTDNGAQPFTGGSNWPLRGRKGTYWEGGVRGVGFVHSPLLRHKRRVSKALLHITDWYPTLVGLAGGNVSQTEGLDGYNVWPTISEGRESPRLEILHNIDPLHRRSGLASGSGQEAQHVWDTSVQAAIRVGDWKLLTGDPGHGDWVPPQVLANFPGSWWNLERNTEGTGKSVWLFNITGDPYERSDMAVQRPDVVKQLLARLAYYNRTAVPVRFPTDDPRANPDRNGGAWVPWVGGDEDEPKWNGVYKKGRNKKKKKCKLCKLRSFFKKLNTRIMSNRI is encoded by the exons ATGCACGCAGTTACCAGCCTCTCAATGGTCAGTTTGCTAAGTTTTGGCTACCTATCCATGGACTGGATCAAGCCGAATCAAGTGGAGGAGCACACTCAAAACGATGCCTCTATTACGTTTGAGCCTAAGCAACCACCACACATTATATTCATACTGACGGATGACCAAGGCTTCAATGACATAGGTTATCACAACCCGGACATTCGGACTCCAACTCTGGACAAACTGGCCGCGGAGGGGGTGAAGCTGGAGAATTACTATGTTCAACCTATCTGCACTCCGTCACGCAGTCAGTTGATCACGGGCAG ATACCAGATCCACACAGGCCTCCAGCACTCTATCATCCGGCCTCGCCAGCCCAACTGCCTCCCTCTGGATATGACCACGCTCCCACAGCGGCTGCAGGAAGCGGGCTACGCTACTCACATGGTGGGCAAATGGCACCTTGGCTTCTACAGGAAGGAGTGTCTGCCCACGCGCCGTGGCTTCCACAGCTACTTTGGCTCTCTGACGGGCAGTGTGGACTACTACACGTATGGCTCCTGTGACGGACCAGGCCTGTGTGGCTACGACCTCCACGAGGGTGAAACCGTGGCCTGGGGCCGTGGAGGCAAGTTCTCCACCCACCTCTACACGCAGAGGGTACGCAAGATTCTATCCACTCACGATCCGTCCCGCCAGCCCCTGTTCATGTTCCTCTCCCTCCAGGCTGTCCACACGCCCCTCCAGTCACCCAAGGCCTACATCTACCCCTACCGCGGGATGGGGAACGTAGCCAGAAGAAAGTACGCAGCCATGGTGTCCATCGTCGACGAGGCTGTGCGCAATGTCACCTACGCTCTGCGCAAGTACGGCTACTACCGCAACAGTGTGCTCATCTTCTCCACTGACAACGGTGCCCAGCCGTTCACTGGGGGGAGTAACTGGCCCCTGCGAGGGCGTAAGGGGACCTACTGGGAGGGAGGGGTCCGTGGGGTGGGCTTCGTACACAGCCCCCTGCTGCGTCACAAGCGGAGGGTTTCCAAGGCCCTCTTGCACATCACTGATTGGTACCCAACCCTGGTTGGTCTGGCTGGGGGTAACGTGTCACAGACTGAGGGTCTTGACGGCTACAATGTATGGCCAACTATCAGTGAGGGCAGGGAGTCCCCACGCCTGGAGATCCTCCATAACATTGACCCACTCCACCGGCGCTCTGGCCTGGCGTCTGGGTCTGGACAGGAGGCCCAGCATGTGTGGGACACCTCGGTCCAAGCTGCCATCCGGGTGGGGGACTGGAAGCTGCTAACAGGGGACCCGGGCCATGGAGACTGGGTCCCACCACAGGTACTGGCCAACTTCCCAGGCAGCTGGTGGAACCTGGAGCGGAACACTGAGGGAACAGGGAAGTCTGTGTGGCTCTTTAACATCACAGGAGACCCCTATGAACGCAGTGACATGGCTGTGCAGAGGCCTGATGTGGTCAAACAGCTGTTAGCACGTCTGGCCTACTACAACCGCACTGCCGTCCCTGTTAGGTTCCCCACCGACGATCCCCGGGCCAATCCAGACCGCAACGGGGGGGCCTGGGTACCCTGGGTCGGGGGGGACGAGGATGAGCCGAAATGGAACGGGGTTTATAAGAAAGGGaggaataaaaagaagaagaaatgcAAGCTGTGCAAACTGAGATCCTTTTTCAAGAAACTGAATACAAGGATAATGTCCAATAGAATATGA
- the LOC109872948 gene encoding NADH dehydrogenase [ubiquinone] 1 alpha subcomplex subunit 2 has translation MAAAVVRGIGSNLAKNLREIRLHLCQTSPASQGARDFVEQHYVELKKANPTFPILIRECSGVQPKLWARYDFGKESSVALDNMNADQVAKALETVVKSKA, from the exons ATGGCCGCTGCCGTAGTACGAGGCATTGGCTCTAACCTTGCTAAAAACCTTCGAGAGATTCGTCTACATTTGTGCCAGACATCGCCTGCGAGTCAAGGAGCAAG GGATTTTGTGGAGCAGCACTATGTGGAACTGAAGAAAGCAAACCCCACATTCCCCATCCTCATCAGGGAGTGCTCAGGTGTTCAACCTAAGCTTTGGGCAAGATATG ATTTTGGTAAAGAGAGCAGTGTGGCCCTTGACAATATGAACGCTGACCAAGTGGCTAAAGCGCTGGAGACAGTTGTGAAATCAAAAGCATGA